One genomic segment of Pyruvatibacter mobilis includes these proteins:
- a CDS encoding methyl-accepting chemotaxis protein has product MEQIKEIRATASKALMAFLWVQVGVAALLGSVTEQPMLAPVLMMAGLALINTASWATGQGNAQNRLTTGVAVALSVAVLVYQMAGHPWQIDLHMYFFASLAILVALADSRALLLSAAVIAVHHLALNFLLPMAVFPDGTDLLRVVLHAVIVVLETAALYWLCERLVAGFTAAETSVAKANEALAQVEKLTEERAQAEAAQQEERRRQMLQVAEDLEREVRGVVESVNHAAAQANAAAAQVTSATDAATGRCEAVSHASAESASSVQVVAAATEELGASIAQIAQRIGDSSHAAKAAVGETDTAVEAAGRLNDATDQIGKVISLIEDIASQTNLLALNATIEAARAGEAGKGFAVVAGEVKGLATQTAKATEEIAQTIESMRASANSVTGAIEAIRTRISDIDERSSSVSVAIEEQTQATTEISRNTDAAAQSAGAVDENIGQVLEQTRASSSSAAEIVSVIDEMNSRTSTLQGSLDALLGRLRAA; this is encoded by the coding sequence ATGGAACAGATCAAGGAAATCCGGGCGACAGCCAGCAAGGCGCTTATGGCCTTCCTGTGGGTGCAGGTGGGTGTGGCCGCTCTTCTGGGCAGTGTGACCGAGCAGCCGATGCTGGCGCCGGTCCTGATGATGGCGGGCCTTGCCCTCATCAACACGGCCTCCTGGGCAACCGGCCAGGGCAACGCGCAGAACCGGCTGACGACGGGTGTCGCCGTTGCGCTGAGTGTCGCTGTGCTGGTGTACCAGATGGCCGGGCATCCGTGGCAGATCGACCTGCACATGTATTTCTTCGCCAGCCTTGCCATCCTCGTGGCTCTGGCGGATAGCCGGGCGCTGCTGCTGTCGGCAGCCGTGATTGCGGTGCATCACCTGGCGCTCAACTTCCTGCTGCCCATGGCAGTGTTTCCGGACGGTACGGATCTGCTGCGGGTGGTGCTGCATGCGGTGATCGTGGTGCTGGAAACAGCAGCGCTCTACTGGCTCTGCGAACGGCTGGTGGCGGGTTTCACGGCGGCGGAAACCTCGGTTGCCAAGGCCAATGAGGCGCTGGCCCAGGTCGAGAAGCTGACCGAGGAACGCGCCCAGGCTGAAGCCGCACAGCAGGAGGAACGCCGCCGGCAGATGTTGCAGGTGGCAGAAGACCTAGAACGCGAAGTGCGCGGCGTTGTCGAGAGCGTTAACCATGCAGCGGCGCAGGCAAACGCAGCGGCGGCACAGGTGACATCAGCGACGGACGCGGCCACCGGCCGGTGCGAAGCGGTTTCCCACGCATCCGCCGAATCCGCCAGCAGCGTGCAGGTGGTGGCGGCGGCAACCGAAGAGCTTGGGGCCTCCATCGCGCAGATTGCCCAGCGCATCGGTGATTCAAGCCATGCCGCCAAGGCTGCCGTGGGTGAAACCGACACGGCGGTGGAAGCTGCCGGTCGTCTCAACGACGCGACGGACCAGATCGGCAAGGTCATCAGCCTCATCGAGGATATTGCCAGCCAGACCAACCTGCTGGCACTCAACGCCACCATCGAGGCCGCACGCGCCGGTGAGGCCGGCAAGGGCTTTGCCGTGGTGGCCGGCGAGGTGAAGGGGCTTGCAACCCAGACGGCCAAGGCCACCGAGGAGATTGCCCAGACCATTGAAAGCATGCGGGCCAGCGCCAACTCGGTGACCGGTGCCATTGAGGCTATCCGCACACGAATCTCCGACATCGACGAGCGGAGCAGCTCTGTGTCGGTTGCGATCGAGGAACAGACCCAGGCGACGACCGAGATCAGCCGCAACACGGATGCCGCCGCCCAGAGCGCGGGCGCCGTGGACGAGAATATCGGCCAGGTGTTGGAGCAGACGCGGGCATCCTCATCGTCGGCTGCGGAAATCGTCAGCGTCATCGACGAGATGAACAGCCGGACGAGCACGCTTCAGGGCAGCCTTGACGCCCTGCTGGGCCGGCTGCGGGCGGCCTAG
- a CDS encoding 6-phosphofructokinase gives MRIGILTGGGDVPGLNPAIQQVTREARDRGWEVLGIRNGWAGLLNINPDDPTSAERHVMDLNRRTTRGIDRFGGTVLHTARLHPDTVREADMPAFLEGEAQYDERRWADMTPHILRVIAHLRLDAIIPIGGDGTLSYAARLHKEGVPVIAIPKTMDNDVQGTDVCIGFPTAITRSIRTVHDIRATASAEQSIGVIELMGRNSGETALMAGHLGSADRTAIAEVPVDAQVLAPLLRKDMSAGGESGAVMVISEGAKLENTLVDETDLPVRTDKFGNKRLGGVGEILARDLSARLDVPVFSLQLAYLMRAGAPVSQDSLIARAFGALAVELLAAGEAARMTVLQDGRYTSVHVSETGKGAAQVDVDSFYDRTAFMPRITRPSIAQSLSF, from the coding sequence ATGCGTATCGGTATCCTCACAGGCGGCGGGGATGTGCCGGGGTTGAACCCGGCCATTCAGCAGGTGACGCGGGAAGCGCGGGACCGGGGCTGGGAGGTGCTGGGCATCCGCAATGGCTGGGCCGGCCTGCTCAACATCAATCCGGATGATCCCACAAGCGCCGAGCGTCACGTCATGGACCTCAACCGCCGCACTACGCGCGGCATTGACCGGTTCGGCGGCACGGTGCTCCACACCGCCCGCCTGCACCCGGATACGGTGCGTGAAGCGGATATGCCCGCCTTCCTTGAGGGAGAGGCACAGTATGACGAGCGCCGCTGGGCCGATATGACACCGCATATCCTGCGCGTCATCGCGCATCTGCGGCTTGATGCCATCATTCCCATCGGCGGCGACGGCACGCTGAGCTACGCGGCCCGCCTCCACAAGGAAGGGGTGCCTGTTATCGCGATCCCCAAGACCATGGACAATGATGTTCAGGGGACGGATGTCTGCATCGGCTTCCCGACAGCCATCACCCGGTCAATCCGCACGGTGCACGATATCCGCGCCACCGCCTCCGCCGAGCAGAGCATCGGCGTCATCGAGCTGATGGGCCGAAATTCCGGTGAAACGGCCTTGATGGCAGGCCATCTCGGCTCCGCCGACCGCACGGCCATCGCCGAAGTGCCGGTGGATGCACAGGTCCTGGCACCGCTTCTGCGGAAGGACATGAGCGCCGGTGGCGAGAGCGGCGCCGTGATGGTGATCTCCGAAGGCGCGAAGCTGGAAAACACCTTGGTGGACGAAACAGACCTGCCGGTGCGGACTGACAAGTTCGGCAACAAGCGCCTGGGCGGGGTGGGGGAAATCCTCGCGCGGGATCTCTCCGCCCGGCTCGACGTGCCCGTCTTCTCCCTGCAGCTCGCCTATCTCATGCGTGCCGGGGCGCCCGTCTCGCAGGACAGCCTCATCGCCCGCGCCTTCGGTGCTCTTGCGGTGGAACTGCTGGCAGCCGGCGAAGCGGCCCGCATGACCGTGCTGCAGGACGGCCGGTACACCTCCGTCCATGTCTCGGAGACCGGCAAGGGCGCGGCCCAGGTGGATGTGGACAGCTTCTATGACCGTACGGCTTTCATGCCGCGCATCACCCGCCCGTCCATCGCCCAGTCTCTGAGTTTCTGA
- a CDS encoding glutathione peroxidase — MSTPKAAGKTAHDFTFPAITGGEINLADYKGRTLLVVNTASECGFTPQYGDLQRLWERYKDRGLVVLGVPSNDFGAQEPGTDAEIHDFCTATYHVDFPMTAKQRVTGADAHPFYAWVASEGGDAAIPAWNFHKLLIGPDGTFLRSFSSKVTPMSDELLRDLRLVVEDA; from the coding sequence ATGAGCACGCCCAAAGCCGCCGGCAAGACCGCCCATGACTTCACCTTCCCCGCCATCACCGGTGGTGAGATCAATCTGGCCGACTACAAGGGCCGGACGCTTCTGGTGGTGAACACGGCGAGCGAATGCGGCTTCACCCCGCAATATGGCGATCTGCAGCGCCTGTGGGAGCGCTACAAGGATCGCGGACTTGTCGTGCTGGGCGTGCCTTCCAATGATTTCGGCGCACAGGAGCCGGGCACGGACGCGGAAATCCATGATTTCTGCACCGCCACCTATCACGTCGATTTTCCGATGACGGCCAAGCAGCGCGTGACCGGCGCGGATGCGCACCCCTTCTATGCCTGGGTGGCATCCGAAGGCGGTGACGCGGCAATCCCGGCGTGGAACTTTCACAAGCTGCTGATCGGCCCGGACGGCACATTCCTGAGGAGCTTCAGCTCCAAGGTGACGCCGATGTCGGATGAGCTGCTGCGTGACCTGCGCCTTGTGGTCGAGGACGCCTAG
- a CDS encoding GtrA family protein, whose protein sequence is MSETHRILRFLIVGTLAAAVNWVARIILSWLFAPALSFELAVVIAYAIGMTSGFLLYRAHVFPESDLAVAVQIRRFIVVNLASAAEVWVIAVLLVGPLAQATGHEPLAEALAHGVAIACGAATSYLGHRLLTFRQVQQAS, encoded by the coding sequence ATGTCGGAAACGCACCGCATACTGAGATTCCTGATCGTCGGCACCCTTGCCGCCGCGGTCAACTGGGTTGCCCGCATTATCCTGTCCTGGCTGTTCGCCCCCGCGCTCAGCTTCGAGCTGGCGGTGGTCATCGCCTATGCCATCGGCATGACCAGCGGCTTCCTTCTCTACCGCGCCCATGTGTTTCCTGAATCCGATCTCGCAGTTGCCGTCCAAATCCGCCGCTTCATCGTGGTCAATCTGGCAAGTGCCGCCGAAGTGTGGGTAATTGCCGTGCTGCTTGTCGGGCCCCTGGCCCAGGCCACAGGGCACGAACCCTTGGCAGAGGCACTGGCCCACGGCGTTGCCATCGCCTGCGGCGCGGCCACCAGCTATCTCGGCCACAGGCTCCTGACCTTCAGGCAGGTACAGCAGGCTTCGTAG
- a CDS encoding gamma-glutamylcyclotransferase codes for MRHRTPPIGPDGLWIFGYGSLMWEPGFAYRRAERAQVTGWHRRMSMMGSKSYGWVSRPGLAAGLHPGGVVDGIAFLLAPEDCPATLPVLSAREWAYLAVMAPARLASGERVRALTYVAHPTNGRFHPHRPRGDFLRRLNHGVGRKGAAADYLRLSAEALTAHGVYLSDLHDLVPLIDRGRAATAKRR; via the coding sequence ATGCGCCACCGCACGCCCCCAATCGGCCCTGACGGGCTCTGGATCTTCGGCTACGGCTCGCTGATGTGGGAGCCGGGCTTTGCCTATCGGCGGGCCGAGCGGGCGCAGGTGACCGGCTGGCACCGGCGGATGAGCATGATGGGCTCCAAGTCCTATGGCTGGGTCAGCCGCCCGGGGCTGGCAGCGGGCCTGCATCCCGGCGGCGTTGTGGACGGGATTGCGTTCCTGCTGGCGCCGGAGGACTGCCCGGCCACCCTGCCCGTCCTGTCGGCGCGGGAATGGGCCTATCTGGCGGTGATGGCCCCGGCGCGGCTTGCCTCCGGCGAACGGGTGCGGGCCCTCACCTATGTGGCGCATCCGACCAATGGGCGGTTTCATCCGCACCGGCCACGCGGTGATTTTTTGCGGCGGCTCAACCACGGGGTCGGCCGCAAGGGGGCGGCGGCGGACTATCTGCGGCTGTCGGCGGAAGCACTGACGGCCCACGGGGTCTATCTGAGCGACCTGCACGATCTGGTGCCGCTGATCGACCGCGGACGGGCTGCCACCGCAAAGCGCAGGTGA
- a CDS encoding OmpA family protein, translated as MKKSVALVAAGALALAACTTDPYTGERKASKAGIGAGVGAAVGALGGALIGGGDTRTRVLIGAGVGALAGAGVGYYMDRQEAKLRDRLQSTGVSVTRQGDNIILNMPSNITFGVDQSDIRPNFYEVLNSVAIVLDEFDKTLVDVMGHTDSTGSAEYNIDLSLRRASSVGQYLVSQGVDGRRLLVKGFGEERPIADNSTEAGRAANRRVEIQISPLRATSSVEQGNTAS; from the coding sequence ATGAAAAAGTCAGTGGCACTCGTCGCGGCCGGCGCTCTTGCGCTCGCCGCCTGCACGACCGACCCCTATACGGGTGAACGCAAGGCATCCAAGGCAGGTATCGGTGCCGGTGTGGGTGCCGCTGTCGGCGCCCTCGGCGGCGCGCTTATCGGTGGTGGCGACACCCGCACCCGCGTCCTCATCGGCGCAGGCGTCGGCGCACTGGCCGGTGCCGGTGTCGGCTATTACATGGACCGCCAGGAAGCCAAGTTGCGCGACCGTCTGCAGTCCACCGGCGTCAGCGTGACGCGTCAGGGCGACAACATCATCCTCAACATGCCGTCCAACATCACCTTCGGCGTCGACCAGTCGGACATCCGGCCGAACTTCTATGAGGTGCTGAACTCCGTCGCCATCGTGCTCGATGAGTTCGACAAGACCCTCGTCGACGTGATGGGCCACACGGATTCGACCGGTTCCGCTGAATACAACATCGACCTGTCGCTGCGCCGCGCCAGCTCCGTCGGCCAGTACCTGGTGAGCCAGGGCGTTGATGGCCGCCGCCTGCTGGTGAAGGGCTTCGGCGAAGAACGCCCGATTGCCGACAACAGCACCGAGGCCGGCCGCGCCGCCAACCGCCGCGTGGAAATCCAGATTTCCCCGCTGCGCGCCACCTCGTCGGTGGAGCAGGGCAACACCGCCTCCTAA
- a CDS encoding DSD1 family PLP-dependent enzyme — protein sequence MTLPAEEAARLTPNAHMLGQQGSARALNTPALVLDLDLFDRNLSRMMAHCEASGLGLRPHAKTHKSIEIARRQLDAGAVGICVAKLGEAEVMGRGGIGSVLITSPVVKEDAIRRLIALNNDMPDLMVCVDNIDNAEELARAASPERGNARALKVLVDLDVGLHRTGIAPGEGAAKLAAFIAASPGLEFKGLQAYAGHLMHVADYAERRDKSLAAMKMLGDMRDMLLEQSISCDVLTGGGTGTWDIDPEAGVLTDLQAGSYLFMDTEYNAVSQKDGAAQAFETSLTIQTTVVSANTPGIATTDAGIKSMATDQKEFRIASGAPEGTAYFLFGDEQGGLLFSDKKESEGGEKHSLKPGAVLNLETPHCDPTVNLYECYHVVQNGTLVDIWPIDTRGRSA from the coding sequence ATGACCCTGCCGGCAGAGGAAGCCGCCCGTCTCACGCCCAATGCCCACATGCTGGGACAGCAGGGCTCGGCCCGCGCCCTCAATACGCCCGCCCTGGTGCTGGATCTGGATCTCTTCGACCGCAACCTCTCCCGCATGATGGCCCATTGCGAGGCATCGGGCCTCGGCCTGCGGCCCCACGCCAAGACCCATAAGTCCATTGAGATCGCCCGCCGCCAGCTCGACGCGGGCGCTGTCGGCATCTGCGTTGCCAAGCTGGGCGAGGCGGAAGTCATGGGCCGCGGCGGCATCGGCAGTGTGCTGATCACGTCGCCGGTGGTGAAGGAAGACGCAATCCGCCGCCTCATCGCGCTCAACAATGACATGCCGGACCTGATGGTCTGCGTCGACAATATCGACAACGCCGAGGAGCTTGCCCGTGCAGCGTCTCCCGAACGGGGCAATGCCCGCGCGCTCAAGGTGCTGGTTGATCTGGACGTCGGTCTCCATCGGACCGGCATCGCACCGGGGGAGGGGGCGGCGAAGCTCGCAGCTTTCATCGCCGCAAGCCCCGGCCTCGAGTTCAAAGGGCTACAAGCCTATGCCGGCCATCTCATGCATGTGGCCGATTACGCCGAGCGGCGGGACAAGTCGCTCGCCGCCATGAAGATGCTGGGTGACATGCGAGACATGCTCCTTGAGCAGAGCATTTCCTGCGACGTGCTCACCGGCGGCGGCACCGGCACCTGGGACATCGACCCCGAGGCGGGCGTGCTGACCGACCTGCAGGCGGGCAGCTATCTGTTCATGGATACGGAGTACAACGCCGTCAGCCAGAAGGACGGCGCCGCGCAGGCCTTTGAGACCTCACTCACCATCCAGACGACCGTGGTCAGCGCCAACACGCCCGGCATCGCCACCACCGACGCCGGCATCAAGAGCATGGCGACCGACCAGAAGGAATTCCGCATCGCGTCCGGCGCGCCGGAAGGCACCGCCTATTTCCTGTTCGGCGACGAGCAGGGCGGCCTTCTCTTCTCCGACAAGAAAGAGAGCGAAGGCGGTGAAAAACACAGCCTCAAACCGGGCGCCGTCCTCAATCTCGAAACACCCCACTGCGACCCCACCGTCAATCTCTATGAGTGCTACCACGTGGTCCAGAACGGCACCCTCGTCGACATCTGGCCCATCGACACCCGCGGTCGCAGTGCGTGA
- a CDS encoding isocitrate lyase/PEP mutase family protein: MSNSTAMTGAKSLSRLLRRKGIIQAPGAYDALSARLAMQAGATCVYLTGFGAAGSTLGVPDIGLMSATEMADRVRALAGAALPAPLIADGDNGHGGPLNAARLTRLYEQAGAGCIQLEDQVFPKRCGHMENKEVIPKAEAAAKIRAAVDARSSRDFKVMARTDARSVNGMADALKRADAYLDAGADILFIEAPRTEKELLKVADTFKGTPLVANMVEDGKTPYLTATALEEMGYKIAVFPVTALLAVTKRLQDVYGSLLAQGRLPDGEDRVTFQHYNELIGLPDMLAEAADLDG; this comes from the coding sequence ATGTCCAATTCCACCGCCATGACGGGAGCCAAATCCCTGTCGCGCCTGCTCAGGCGCAAGGGCATCATCCAGGCTCCCGGCGCCTATGACGCCCTATCGGCCCGGCTGGCCATGCAGGCCGGCGCCACATGCGTCTATCTCACCGGTTTCGGGGCGGCGGGCTCGACCCTGGGCGTGCCCGATATCGGCCTGATGTCAGCTACGGAAATGGCGGACCGGGTGCGGGCGCTGGCGGGTGCCGCCCTGCCCGCGCCGCTGATCGCCGACGGGGACAACGGCCATGGCGGCCCGCTCAATGCCGCCCGCCTCACCCGGCTCTATGAGCAGGCCGGAGCCGGCTGCATCCAGCTTGAGGACCAGGTCTTTCCCAAGCGCTGCGGGCATATGGAAAACAAGGAGGTGATCCCAAAAGCCGAAGCCGCGGCCAAGATCCGCGCCGCCGTCGACGCACGGTCCTCACGCGATTTCAAGGTGATGGCGCGCACGGATGCCCGCTCGGTTAACGGCATGGCAGACGCGCTGAAGCGCGCGGACGCCTATCTCGATGCGGGGGCCGACATTCTCTTCATCGAAGCACCACGCACGGAGAAGGAGCTTCTCAAGGTGGCGGACACCTTCAAGGGAACGCCGCTGGTGGCCAACATGGTGGAGGACGGCAAGACACCCTACCTCACCGCCACAGCACTGGAAGAGATGGGCTACAAGATCGCCGTCTTTCCCGTGACGGCGCTTCTGGCCGTCACCAAGCGGTTACAGGACGTGTACGGATCACTTCTGGCACAGGGCAGACTGCCGGACGGCGAGGACCGGGTGACCTTCCAGCACTACAACGAGCTGATAGGCCTGCCGGACATGCTGGCGGAAGCAGCCGACCTGGACGGCTGA
- a CDS encoding SDR family NAD(P)-dependent oxidoreductase yields the protein MTLFDLSGKVALVTGSTKGIGEAIVKRMAEHGAKVVVSSRKADACDKVAAEINDAHGAGTAVAIPCNISHKEELEKLVNATMQEFGRIDSLVCNAAVNPFFGSSADIPDEAFQKVMDVNIKSNHWLCNLVLPQMLERGDGSITIISSIGGLKGSAVLGAYAISKAADMQLARNLAVEYGPKGIRANAIAPGLIKTYFAKALWDNDEILKASTSGSALKRIGIPDEIAGAAVFLASDAGAFMTGQTMTIDGGATITGG from the coding sequence ATGACCCTGTTTGACCTGTCCGGAAAGGTGGCGCTGGTCACCGGCTCCACCAAAGGCATCGGCGAAGCCATCGTGAAGCGCATGGCCGAGCATGGCGCCAAGGTGGTGGTGTCGAGCCGCAAGGCGGATGCCTGCGACAAGGTGGCGGCCGAGATCAACGACGCCCATGGTGCCGGTACGGCTGTGGCCATCCCCTGCAACATCTCCCACAAGGAAGAACTCGAAAAGCTGGTCAATGCGACCATGCAGGAGTTCGGGCGCATCGACTCGCTGGTGTGCAATGCGGCTGTGAACCCGTTCTTCGGCTCATCTGCCGACATTCCCGACGAAGCCTTCCAGAAGGTGATGGACGTCAACATCAAGTCCAATCACTGGCTGTGCAATCTGGTGCTGCCGCAAATGCTGGAACGCGGCGACGGGTCGATCACCATCATTTCTTCGATCGGCGGGCTCAAGGGTTCTGCGGTGCTGGGCGCGTACGCCATTTCCAAGGCGGCGGATATGCAGTTGGCGCGCAACCTGGCCGTTGAGTACGGCCCCAAGGGCATCCGCGCCAATGCCATCGCCCCGGGCCTGATCAAGACCTATTTCGCCAAGGCACTGTGGGACAATGACGAGATCCTGAAGGCGTCCACCTCCGGTTCGGCGCTCAAGCGCATCGGCATTCCGGACGAGATCGCGGGCGCTGCCGTGTTCCTTGCGTCTGATGCCGGGGCGTTCATGACCGGTCAAACTATGACCATCGACGGCGGTGCCACCATCACCGGCGGCTGA
- a CDS encoding aspartate aminotransferase family protein encodes MTPPDDLGPAVTPNDLDAFWVPFTPNAEFKQRPRLVARAEGMHYYTPEGRAVLDATAGLWCANAGHCRKPIVEAIQKAAAELDFAPSFQFSHPKAFELASRIAALAPGDLNHVFFGNSGSEADDTALKIALAYHRARGEGSRTRLIGRERAYHGVGFGGISVGGMVLNRKWFSGAMLPGVDHLPHTYSREHQAFTTGQPEWGAHLADDLERMIALHDASTIAAVIVEPMAGSTGVLPPPKGYLERLREITSKHGILLIFDEVITGYGRLGASFAAERFGVVPDMITFAKGVTSASVPLSGVIATEDIYKTFADSVAGADHAIDLFHGYTYSAHPLACAAGLATLDLYRDEGLFERVAGLEAMWADAIMDLKDHPLVEDIRQLGLTAAFDLAPVPGTPARRGFDAMRAGFHDHDIMLRASADTICLSPPLIVSEAEIGEIVARTRKAFDQVA; translated from the coding sequence ATGACACCGCCTGATGATCTCGGCCCCGCCGTCACGCCAAATGATCTTGATGCCTTCTGGGTGCCCTTTACCCCGAATGCCGAGTTCAAGCAGCGCCCGCGCCTCGTCGCCCGCGCCGAGGGCATGCATTACTACACGCCCGAGGGCCGCGCCGTGCTGGACGCGACCGCCGGCCTGTGGTGCGCCAATGCGGGCCATTGCCGCAAGCCCATCGTCGAGGCGATCCAGAAGGCGGCCGCCGAGCTTGATTTCGCGCCGTCCTTCCAGTTCTCCCACCCCAAGGCCTTCGAGCTGGCGTCCCGCATCGCAGCGCTGGCGCCGGGCGATCTCAACCACGTCTTCTTCGGTAATTCCGGGTCCGAGGCGGACGACACCGCCCTCAAGATCGCGCTGGCCTATCACCGCGCCCGCGGCGAGGGCTCCCGCACCCGCCTGATCGGCCGTGAGCGCGCCTATCACGGCGTCGGCTTCGGCGGCATCTCCGTCGGCGGCATGGTGCTCAACCGCAAATGGTTCTCCGGCGCCATGCTGCCGGGCGTGGATCATCTGCCCCACACCTATTCCCGCGAACATCAGGCCTTCACCACGGGCCAGCCTGAATGGGGCGCGCATCTGGCGGATGATCTTGAGCGCATGATCGCCCTGCATGACGCCTCCACCATCGCCGCCGTCATCGTTGAGCCCATGGCTGGCTCCACCGGCGTGCTGCCGCCGCCCAAGGGCTATCTCGAGCGCCTGCGCGAGATCACCTCAAAGCACGGCATCCTGCTCATCTTCGATGAGGTCATCACAGGCTATGGGCGCCTCGGCGCGTCGTTTGCGGCAGAGCGTTTCGGCGTGGTGCCGGACATGATCACCTTTGCAAAAGGCGTCACCTCCGCGTCTGTGCCCCTGTCCGGTGTCATTGCCACCGAGGACATCTACAAGACCTTCGCCGACAGTGTGGCCGGGGCGGATCACGCCATCGACCTGTTCCACGGCTACACCTATTCAGCCCATCCCCTGGCCTGCGCGGCGGGGCTTGCCACGCTTGATCTGTATCGCGACGAAGGGTTGTTCGAGCGGGTGGCAGGGCTTGAGGCCATGTGGGCGGATGCGATCATGGACTTGAAGGATCACCCGCTGGTGGAAGACATCCGTCAGCTCGGTCTTACCGCGGCCTTCGACCTCGCCCCGGTGCCCGGCACGCCCGCCAGGCGCGGCTTCGATGCCATGCGTGCGGGCTTCCACGACCATGACATCATGCTGCGGGCGTCGGCCGACACCATCTGCCTGTCGCCGCCGCTGATCGTCAGCGAGGCGGAAATTGGCGAGATTGTGGCGCGGACCCGCAAGGCGTTTGATCAGGTCGCCTGA
- a CDS encoding 6-phosphofructokinase: MRIGVLTGGGDVPGLNPAIQAVTRAAIDQGWEVVGIRRGWRGLLDFDLDDPFVAAAEHTLPLTLQSVRAIDRETSTILQTARTERRTLEERTAHILKVIGHLKLDALVPIGGVHTLAYAAHLAREGVKVNTIPKTMDNDVFGTDYCIGFSTAVTRSVDAVNALRTPAGSHERVGIIELFGRRSGETALMAGFLADTDRTLIAEVPVDMEAVAELLLRDRTDNPSSYAMAVVSEGARLKGDDDVAYGEVDQDGNRRLGGISDTMSEEFKRLTGVGTISQKLGYLMRIGAPDALDTMVGRALGARAIQHIADGETGLMMAVRDGSYTSVPADICTTSERRVDVDAFYDSTAYRPRIRGIAGLPMFLR, from the coding sequence ATGCGCATCGGCGTGCTGACAGGCGGCGGCGACGTGCCGGGCCTCAACCCCGCCATTCAGGCGGTTACGCGGGCGGCCATCGACCAGGGCTGGGAGGTGGTCGGCATCCGGCGCGGCTGGCGCGGCCTGCTTGATTTCGATCTCGATGATCCCTTCGTCGCGGCGGCCGAGCACACGCTGCCCCTCACCCTGCAAAGCGTCCGTGCCATCGACCGGGAGACCAGCACCATCCTGCAGACCGCCCGCACCGAGCGACGCACGCTGGAGGAACGGACCGCCCATATCCTCAAGGTGATCGGGCACCTGAAGCTCGATGCCCTGGTGCCCATCGGCGGCGTGCATACGCTCGCCTATGCGGCGCATCTGGCGCGCGAGGGGGTGAAGGTGAACACCATCCCCAAGACCATGGACAATGATGTCTTCGGCACCGACTACTGCATCGGCTTTTCCACCGCCGTCACCCGTTCCGTTGATGCAGTCAACGCCCTGCGCACACCTGCGGGCAGCCATGAGCGCGTCGGCATCATTGAGCTGTTCGGCCGCCGCTCCGGTGAAACAGCGCTGATGGCGGGCTTCCTCGCCGATACCGACCGCACCCTCATCGCCGAAGTGCCGGTGGACATGGAGGCGGTCGCTGAATTGCTGCTCAGGGACCGCACCGACAACCCGTCCTCCTATGCCATGGCCGTTGTGTCCGAAGGCGCGCGTCTCAAGGGCGACGACGACGTGGCCTATGGCGAAGTGGACCAGGACGGCAACCGCCGTCTCGGTGGCATCAGCGACACAATGAGTGAGGAGTTCAAGCGGCTCACCGGCGTCGGCACGATCTCCCAGAAGCTGGGCTACCTCATGCGCATCGGCGCGCCGGACGCGCTGGACACCATGGTCGGCCGCGCTCTCGGTGCCCGTGCCATCCAGCACATCGCCGATGGTGAAACCGGACTCATGATGGCCGTGCGTGATGGAAGCTACACCAGCGTGCCCGCCGACATTTGCACCACCAGCGAGCGCCGCGTGGATGTAGACGCCTTCTATGACAGCACCGCCTATCGTCCCCGCATCCGCGGCATCGCCGGCCTGCCCATGTTTCTGCGCTGA